A window of Mucilaginibacter paludis DSM 18603 contains these coding sequences:
- a CDS encoding TlpA family protein disulfide reductase codes for MNSIKLGLLGVALAATSTLRAQSKTFTFEPQRPLPGQGVLITYNPAGTPLAGKKDVHAVVYAYSNYAWHTSNLNMTPSAGKFGATLQLDKNAGMVTLKFVAGDSTDNNHDLSYTIMALDPKVPAYDAPGAYAGWGLLRAERFGYGIPGYFKSPKITDTAFYYWMNNEITRHPKEASEAVAVPFAKGVYAYQGQAGVKRINNVIAFLCQRGGEGNLIKVREIYAQVLRQKTSVDSLEEIMMKQYPHGNVAALRAYNKLNYERDVNKKIALSEQFLTDFPMAKADVKFDDDNRISYPTVYQNIVVLNVLNKNFDILNKYVASMPYYAVIGTYYKIIQIAHNRKDQTDETLYPYAKLLVDRMESFRNQKPEEYWYLSPSEWQQQFEKDLVNSLLITHVNLLKNVGQFDQALQYALEAQQTLKYKRANLNNDEVFLLNKKGQTAQVNDVLIKSMYENQSTPEMIEMLKANYIKQYKTEDGFDQYLESLKNVALSVASTAKMEMVKKDFPDWSMYDADDKLIKFADLRGKTIVMDFWATWCVPCKASFPGMKLAVEKYKNDPNVVFYFVDTEERTADYKEQVKKYIKDNNYPFHILFDNKLKGGAITEEVYNRMCKAFGISGIPQKLVIDKNGKLRFIAVGYKGSASELADEMSAMIEMTKKAD; via the coding sequence TTACGCCTACAGTAATTACGCCTGGCACACCAGTAATCTGAACATGACACCATCTGCCGGAAAATTTGGCGCTACACTACAGTTAGATAAAAACGCCGGCATGGTAACACTCAAATTTGTAGCCGGCGACAGTACGGACAATAATCATGACCTGAGCTATACCATTATGGCGCTCGACCCCAAGGTACCAGCCTATGATGCCCCCGGCGCTTATGCCGGATGGGGACTGCTAAGGGCCGAACGTTTTGGTTATGGCATTCCCGGGTACTTTAAATCGCCAAAAATAACCGATACCGCTTTTTACTATTGGATGAATAACGAAATCACCCGCCACCCCAAAGAAGCCAGCGAAGCGGTAGCCGTACCTTTTGCTAAAGGTGTTTACGCTTACCAGGGCCAGGCCGGTGTTAAAAGGATTAACAATGTGATCGCATTTTTATGTCAGCGCGGTGGCGAGGGTAACCTGATAAAAGTTCGGGAGATTTACGCACAAGTGCTAAGGCAAAAGACTTCTGTTGATTCGTTGGAGGAGATCATGATGAAGCAATATCCACACGGTAACGTAGCGGCTTTAAGGGCTTACAACAAATTAAACTACGAACGTGATGTGAACAAAAAAATAGCCTTGTCAGAACAGTTTCTAACAGACTTCCCGATGGCGAAAGCTGACGTGAAGTTTGATGACGATAACCGGATATCATACCCCACGGTATACCAGAATATTGTTGTGCTGAATGTGCTTAATAAAAACTTCGATATCCTGAATAAGTACGTTGCCAGTATGCCTTATTATGCCGTGATCGGCACTTATTATAAGATCATCCAGATAGCGCACAACAGAAAGGACCAAACCGACGAAACCCTGTACCCTTATGCTAAGCTTTTAGTGGATAGGATGGAATCGTTCCGAAACCAAAAGCCTGAAGAATACTGGTACCTCTCGCCATCAGAATGGCAGCAACAGTTTGAAAAAGACCTGGTTAATTCATTACTCATCACACACGTAAACCTGCTAAAAAATGTGGGCCAGTTTGACCAAGCACTTCAATACGCTTTAGAGGCGCAACAAACCTTAAAGTATAAACGAGCCAATTTAAATAACGACGAAGTTTTTCTGCTCAACAAAAAAGGCCAAACGGCCCAGGTGAATGATGTACTGATCAAAAGCATGTACGAAAACCAAAGCACGCCCGAAATGATTGAAATGCTGAAAGCCAATTACATCAAGCAGTATAAAACAGAGGATGGCTTTGATCAATATCTGGAATCGTTAAAAAACGTGGCTTTATCGGTAGCTTCAACCGCAAAGATGGAAATGGTGAAAAAAGATTTCCCGGACTGGAGCATGTATGATGCAGACGACAAACTTATCAAATTTGCAGACCTCCGTGGCAAAACCATCGTGATGGATTTTTGGGCCACTTGGTGCGTACCCTGCAAAGCATCCTTCCCGGGTATGAAGCTGGCGGTTGAGAAATATAAGAACGACCCTAACGTAGTATTTTACTTTGTTGACACCGAAGAGCGCACTGCCGATTATAAGGAACAGGTTAAAAAATATATTAAAGACAATAATTATCCTTTCCATATCCTGTTCGATAATAAATTAAAAGGCGGTGCCATTACCGAAGAAGTATATAACCGGATGTGCAAAGCTTTCGGCATATCGGGCATCCCCCAAAAACTGGTTATCGATAAAAACGGGAAGCTGCGTTTTATAGCTGTGGGATATAAAGGCAGCGCCAGCGAACTTGCCGATGAAATGTCGGCCATGATTGAGATGACTAAAAAAGCCGACTAA
- a CDS encoding alpha/beta hydrolase family protein, whose protein sequence is MKTKLTILITGLISLAIGNVRAQGTVSKPPYQQDSITYTNSDASISFGATLTLPAIKKPCAAVIIVSGTGKQDRDGHMAGHAVFAAIADYLTRNGIAVLRVDDRGTGKTTGVYETSTTADFAADVLTAISYLKTRKEINPEKIGLLGHSEGGAVIAIAAANNHDVAFLVSIAGLATSGLEALRKQNADLVANSKLMDYDKKRSNEINNMMFDTVYTYANSPNLEQKITQTYAAWKIKDDAYFKTLNVQFDHFRFPIYSYTKTATGAWYRYFIKYDPANYLPRVKVPILALNGDKDLMVACNENLANWKKYPAMGGNKNVKTVVLPGINHLFQHCKTCTNQEYAQLNEVFDTDALAIINEWIHRQID, encoded by the coding sequence ATGAAAACAAAACTAACCATACTGATAACCGGGCTGATAAGCCTGGCTATCGGTAATGTGCGTGCACAGGGCACCGTATCCAAACCACCCTACCAACAAGATAGCATCACCTATACCAACAGCGATGCATCCATCAGCTTTGGCGCTACCTTAACCCTGCCCGCTATTAAAAAACCATGCGCGGCGGTAATCATCGTATCGGGCACGGGCAAGCAAGATAGGGATGGCCACATGGCCGGGCACGCTGTTTTTGCCGCCATTGCCGATTATCTTACCCGTAATGGCATTGCAGTATTAAGGGTTGACGACCGCGGAACCGGTAAAACAACAGGGGTATATGAAACATCAACCACAGCCGATTTTGCCGCTGATGTGTTAACAGCCATCAGCTATCTTAAAACCAGGAAAGAGATTAATCCTGAAAAAATTGGCCTGCTGGGCCACAGCGAAGGAGGAGCCGTTATTGCTATAGCAGCCGCAAACAACCATGATGTGGCGTTCCTGGTAAGTATAGCCGGGCTGGCAACCAGCGGCTTAGAGGCACTAAGAAAACAAAATGCAGATTTGGTGGCCAATTCGAAACTCATGGATTATGATAAAAAACGATCGAACGAAATTAACAATATGATGTTTGATACCGTTTACACTTATGCCAACTCGCCCAACCTGGAGCAAAAGATAACGCAAACTTATGCCGCCTGGAAAATCAAAGACGACGCGTATTTTAAAACCCTCAACGTTCAGTTTGATCATTTCCGTTTTCCTATTTACAGCTATACCAAAACGGCAACTGGCGCATGGTACCGGTATTTTATTAAGTACGACCCTGCAAATTATCTGCCCAGGGTTAAGGTACCCATATTAGCCCTTAACGGGGATAAGGATTTGATGGTAGCCTGTAATGAAAACCTGGCCAACTGGAAAAAATACCCGGCCATGGGCGGCAATAAAAATGTTAAAACGGTAGTATTACCCGGTATAAACCATTTGTTTCAGCATTGCAAAACCTGCACCAACCAGGAATACGCCCAATTGAACGAAGTTTTTGATACTGACGCCCTGGCAATTATTAACGAGTGGATACATAGGCAGATCGATTAA
- a CDS encoding peroxiredoxin-like family protein yields MMKKYVLILVLTFTGLQLWAQTGLKKGDDAPVFSATDNAGKAVDLKALLKAHQSVLLFFYRGEWCPYCNKHIAQLQDSLQLLIAKGVYVIAVTPETKQGIDKTIRKTHASFSIVQDKGYFIMKSYKVNYVLDDATVAKYKGFGLDLNVSNGNTDHVLPVPATYLINPSGKIAFVHFNKDYTRRASVSDMMRAL; encoded by the coding sequence ATGATGAAAAAATACGTTTTAATTTTAGTGCTTACTTTTACAGGCTTACAGCTTTGGGCGCAAACAGGGCTTAAAAAAGGGGATGATGCACCCGTTTTTAGTGCTACCGATAATGCAGGTAAGGCCGTTGATTTGAAAGCTTTATTAAAGGCTCATCAATCTGTGTTGTTGTTTTTTTACCGTGGCGAGTGGTGCCCTTACTGCAATAAACACATTGCCCAATTGCAGGACTCGTTGCAACTGTTGATTGCAAAGGGAGTTTACGTAATTGCGGTAACTCCCGAAACTAAGCAAGGCATTGATAAAACTATCCGGAAAACACATGCTTCATTTTCAATAGTGCAGGATAAAGGGTATTTTATTATGAAAAGTTACAAGGTTAATTATGTACTTGATGATGCTACGGTAGCTAAATACAAGGGCTTCGGCCTTGATTTGAACGTAAGCAATGGTAATACCGACCACGTATTGCCGGTGCCTGCTACTTACTTAATTAACCCATCAGGAAAAATTGCGTTTGTACATTTTAACAAGGATTACACCAGGCGCGCATCAGTAAGCGATATGATGCGGGCTTTGTAA
- a CDS encoding sigma-70 family RNA polymerase sigma factor, with translation MAADKQFLNPRLWVETHAEYLYGYTLSRLNDEELAKDLVQETFLAALRSAGKFEGKSSERTWLTAILKNKIVDVYRKKSSGLKNTDVKQAEEEQENFFDEDNGHWNKAYQPKPFGIEDHDPLAGKEFNSILQKCMQKLPALWMAVFTMKHIDDATADMICSELKVTQANFWVIIHRAKLNLRACLQKNWV, from the coding sequence ATGGCAGCTGATAAGCAATTTTTAAATCCCAGGCTTTGGGTTGAAACCCATGCTGAGTATCTGTATGGCTACACGCTGTCACGATTGAACGACGAAGAACTGGCTAAAGACCTTGTGCAGGAAACTTTTTTGGCGGCTTTACGAAGCGCCGGTAAGTTTGAAGGTAAAAGCTCCGAACGTACATGGCTAACAGCTATCCTTAAAAATAAAATCGTTGATGTTTACCGAAAAAAATCATCGGGCTTAAAAAACACCGATGTTAAACAGGCAGAAGAGGAGCAGGAGAATTTTTTTGATGAAGACAACGGGCATTGGAACAAAGCCTACCAGCCTAAGCCTTTTGGTATTGAAGACCACGACCCGCTGGCAGGCAAGGAGTTTAACAGCATATTACAAAAGTGCATGCAAAAACTGCCCGCGCTTTGGATGGCCGTTTTCACCATGAAACATATTGATGATGCCACTGCGGATATGATTTGCAGTGAGCTTAAAGTTACACAGGCCAACTTTTGGGTAATTATTCACAGGGCCAAGCTTAACCTGCGTGCCTGCCTGCAAAAAAACTGGGTTTAA
- a CDS encoding DUF1223 domain-containing protein — protein MRRFKILAVAVGLTVAVWAISAFTMPGSSANKNYRKSTGNGFAVIELFTSEGCSSCPPADELVARVQKEDADKPVYILAFHVDYWNRLGWKDPFSSADYSKRQSQYTTWLNLQSVYTPQIVVNGHKEFVGSEEGTLRNAITAGLRATPAGGLTLNAQNSTGHITVQYKAEGAGKNAVLLLALVQKNGQTKVQHGENGGRTLSHVQIVRNLQSVPLNTGGTGTANIALPNGFNAAGYEVIGFVQNTSNGAILAAAKSGFDMGASK, from the coding sequence ATGAGACGATTTAAAATATTGGCCGTTGCTGTAGGCCTTACAGTAGCGGTTTGGGCGATATCAGCATTTACTATGCCGGGTAGTTCGGCAAACAAGAATTACCGCAAAAGTACAGGTAACGGATTTGCAGTAATTGAGCTGTTTACATCCGAGGGTTGTTCCAGCTGCCCGCCGGCTGATGAGCTGGTGGCGCGGGTACAGAAAGAAGATGCCGATAAACCGGTGTACATTCTGGCTTTCCACGTTGATTACTGGAACCGACTGGGCTGGAAAGACCCTTTTAGCAGTGCCGATTACTCTAAACGCCAAAGCCAATATACAACATGGCTAAACCTGCAATCGGTTTATACACCACAGATAGTAGTTAACGGGCACAAGGAATTTGTAGGATCGGAAGAAGGCACTTTGCGTAACGCTATTACGGCCGGCTTACGCGCTACGCCGGCGGGCGGGCTAACCCTTAACGCGCAGAACAGCACAGGCCATATTACCGTACAGTACAAGGCCGAAGGTGCCGGCAAAAATGCCGTGTTACTATTGGCCCTGGTGCAAAAAAACGGGCAAACCAAAGTGCAGCATGGCGAAAACGGCGGCCGCACACTATCGCACGTACAAATAGTGCGTAACTTACAAAGCGTGCCATTAAACACCGGTGGCACCGGCACAGCAAATATTGCTTTGCCCAATGGCTTTAACGCTGCCGGTTACGAAGTTATTGGCTTTGTACAAAACACCAGCAACGGCGCCATATTGGCTGCGGCAAAATCAGGCTTTGATATGGGCGCCAGTAAATAG
- a CDS encoding cytochrome b/b6 domain-containing protein produces MKIIKEKHPLAMRWTHWVNFPILTIMIWSGMLIYWANDEYSITLFGHTFFSFFPQGFYNAFNITHRLSEGMAFHFLFMWAFALNGLAYVLYTIISGGWRELVPQKNSFKQAWLVLLHDLHIRKMAPPQNKYNAAQRIAYTSIIVMGFGSLITGLAIYKPVQFNYLTWLCGGYHFARILHFALTIGYVFFFLIHITQVILAGWNNFRSVISGFEVIKVKDPEPITPTHNTDEKPVQ; encoded by the coding sequence GTGAAAATAATAAAAGAAAAACACCCGCTGGCCATGCGCTGGACGCACTGGGTAAATTTCCCCATCCTTACAATTATGATATGGAGCGGGATGCTTATTTACTGGGCCAATGACGAGTATAGCATCACCCTGTTCGGGCATACTTTTTTTAGTTTTTTTCCGCAGGGATTTTACAATGCCTTTAACATAACGCACCGGTTATCTGAGGGAATGGCCTTTCATTTCCTGTTTATGTGGGCTTTTGCGCTTAACGGCCTGGCTTATGTATTGTACACCATCATATCGGGCGGGTGGCGCGAACTGGTGCCGCAAAAAAACTCGTTTAAACAAGCCTGGCTGGTGCTGCTGCATGATCTGCATATCCGTAAAATGGCGCCGCCGCAAAATAAATACAACGCGGCCCAGCGCATTGCCTACACCTCAATTATTGTAATGGGTTTTGGCTCGTTGATAACCGGGTTGGCTATTTACAAACCGGTGCAGTTTAATTATTTAACATGGTTATGCGGCGGTTATCATTTTGCACGCATACTTCATTTTGCATTAACTATTGGCTATGTATTTTTCTTCCTGATCCATATTACACAGGTGATACTTGCCGGCTGGAATAATTTCCGTTCAGTAATATCCGGCTTCGAAGTGATCAAAGTAAAAGATCCTGAACCCATTACCCCAACCCACAATACCGATGAAAAACCCGTTCAATAA
- a CDS encoding molybdopterin-dependent oxidoreductase: protein MKNPFNKKNKAAQKLLTVEQKISRRNFISFGTFFIAAGAAYSGWRWLYNSPGETATVTAGARAPLRRALNKTELAFRRVFSNNNLVKTYPKELAAKNVRHNEDIGNEGTIEAATWRLQVKKHSGELLSISIDDIKALPKTDIVYDFKCVEGWDQISHWGGVKFSDFISHFKLDDQVKLQYVGLATPDKQYYVGIDMPSAMHPQTLLAYEVNEQPLPPQHGAPLRLIIPVKYGIKNLKRIGTMTFSDNRPPDYWAEQGYDYYSGL from the coding sequence ATGAAAAACCCGTTCAATAAAAAAAATAAAGCCGCCCAAAAACTGCTTACAGTTGAGCAAAAAATCAGCCGCCGTAATTTCATATCATTTGGTACCTTTTTTATAGCCGCCGGGGCTGCATATAGTGGATGGAGATGGCTTTATAATTCTCCCGGGGAAACGGCAACTGTAACCGCAGGCGCACGCGCACCATTGCGCCGGGCTTTAAACAAAACCGAGCTTGCCTTCCGCAGGGTATTCAGCAATAATAACCTGGTTAAAACTTACCCCAAAGAACTGGCCGCAAAAAATGTACGCCACAATGAGGATATAGGCAACGAAGGAACAATAGAGGCGGCGACTTGGCGGTTGCAGGTAAAAAAACACTCGGGTGAGCTATTGAGCATCTCGATTGATGATATTAAAGCCCTGCCAAAAACAGATATTGTTTATGATTTTAAATGCGTAGAGGGCTGGGACCAGATATCGCATTGGGGCGGCGTAAAATTCAGCGATTTTATAAGCCATTTTAAATTAGACGACCAGGTAAAATTACAGTATGTAGGCCTGGCAACGCCCGATAAACAATATTATGTAGGTATTGATATGCCAAGCGCCATGCACCCGCAAACCTTGCTGGCTTATGAGGTAAATGAACAACCGCTGCCGCCCCAGCACGGCGCACCTTTAAGGCTTATTATCCCGGTTAAATATGGCATCAAAAACCTGAAACGCATAGGTACCATGACTTTTAGTGATAATCGCCCGCCCGATTACTGGGCCGAGCAGGGCTACGATTATTACTCTGGGTTGTAA
- a CDS encoding RNA polymerase sigma factor, translated as MKKFEKDGYSNLLAGVANGDQGAFSELYHLFYPSLLQHVILKVNDESVAEDILHDLFLSLWRSRERIQEIESLPAYLYTSSRYLIFEHLKKSSMSVRHNNLADLDIRSDEQPLEDRLYYRYLLDMVNKEIESLPEKCRQIFKLSREEYKSNREIAEYMQISESTVENQIHKALKRIRIVTKDAYYLFSLFL; from the coding sequence ATGAAGAAATTTGAGAAGGACGGGTACTCCAATTTATTAGCTGGTGTGGCTAATGGGGATCAAGGTGCTTTCTCGGAATTATATCACCTTTTTTATCCCTCATTACTTCAACATGTTATTTTAAAGGTGAACGATGAGTCGGTTGCCGAAGATATCCTGCACGACCTGTTTTTGAGCTTGTGGAGAAGCCGTGAGCGAATACAGGAGATCGAGTCGCTCCCGGCCTATCTTTATACTTCAAGCCGTTACCTTATTTTTGAACATCTCAAAAAATCGTCTATGTCCGTCCGCCATAACAACCTGGCCGATCTGGACATCCGCTCTGATGAACAGCCATTGGAAGACCGGCTATACTACAGGTACCTGCTGGATATGGTGAATAAAGAAATAGAAAGTCTCCCCGAAAAATGCAGGCAGATATTCAAACTAAGCCGGGAAGAGTATAAAAGCAACCGGGAAATAGCGGAGTACATGCAAATTTCCGAATCAACGGTAGAAAATCAGATCCACAAAGCATTAAAACGGATCAGGATAGTAACTAAAGACGCTTACTACCTGTTTTCTTTGTTTTTATAA
- a CDS encoding FecR family protein: MSLDNNILKLISKYLRREETGEDRRALYQWYDELSEGKSIEKKSIARSYRRNRERLAAEIGGMSVRQATVRPLWYRVAAVAMVIIVGYFTIKYFRGSEKMVPVQLAELEKIVPVSNKVIITLSTGKTVDPDTLSAGKSVTIGNAIVQKDSTGHLLYKADMQKSAENVMSTVQTPKGTQYSIELSDGTKVFLNAKSRLSFPGQFGTGDRVVQLSGEAYFEVTKTLKHSKFIVKTDKQSIQVLGTKFNVKAYADAPLVKTTLAEGSVRITPKNKAIKPLIIKPDQQAILSDSDIASEEIDAQQVIAWKDGFFVFDGSNTEEVIREIGQWYGIEVDYKLGNKPVKYAGKIPKNISMARLVKLLSYADINVQAFKDKNDQLKLIVN, encoded by the coding sequence ATGAGTTTAGATAACAACATCCTTAAATTAATTTCAAAATACCTTCGCCGGGAAGAAACGGGCGAAGACAGGCGGGCACTTTACCAATGGTATGATGAGTTGTCGGAAGGTAAATCCATTGAAAAAAAATCCATTGCCCGGTCTTACCGCAGAAACAGGGAAAGGCTGGCTGCCGAAATAGGCGGGATGTCTGTTAGGCAGGCCACAGTAAGGCCGCTTTGGTACCGGGTAGCCGCTGTAGCCATGGTGATAATAGTTGGCTATTTTACTATTAAATATTTCCGCGGCAGCGAAAAAATGGTTCCAGTTCAACTGGCCGAACTGGAAAAAATTGTCCCGGTATCTAATAAGGTAATCATCACCCTTTCTACCGGCAAAACTGTTGACCCGGATACTTTGAGCGCTGGCAAATCAGTTACCATTGGCAACGCCATTGTACAAAAGGATAGCACGGGCCATTTATTATATAAAGCTGATATGCAAAAATCGGCAGAAAACGTGATGAGTACGGTGCAAACGCCAAAGGGTACGCAATATAGTATTGAATTATCCGACGGTACCAAAGTATTTTTAAACGCAAAATCACGATTATCTTTCCCCGGGCAGTTCGGAACCGGCGACCGTGTGGTGCAGCTAAGCGGCGAAGCTTATTTTGAGGTAACCAAAACCTTAAAACACAGTAAGTTTATTGTAAAAACTGACAAACAATCCATCCAGGTGCTGGGTACCAAGTTCAATGTTAAAGCTTACGCGGATGCCCCACTGGTTAAAACAACCCTTGCAGAAGGCTCGGTACGCATCACTCCGAAAAACAAGGCCATCAAGCCATTGATCATCAAACCAGACCAGCAAGCCATATTAAGCGATAGTGATATTGCAAGTGAGGAAATAGACGCGCAGCAGGTAATTGCCTGGAAAGACGGCTTTTTTGTTTTCGACGGCAGCAATACCGAAGAGGTTATCCGCGAAATAGGCCAATGGTATGGCATTGAGGTTGACTACAAATTGGGAAATAAGCCGGTAAAATATGCGGGTAAAATACCCAAAAACATCAGCATGGCACGCCTTGTAAAACTGCTAAGCTATGCAGATATTAATGTACAGGCTTTTAAAGATAAAAACGACCAACTCAAATTAATTGTAAACTAA